Proteins encoded by one window of Anopheles maculipalpis chromosome 2RL, idAnoMacuDA_375_x, whole genome shotgun sequence:
- the LOC126565671 gene encoding uncharacterized protein LOC126565671, which produces MRMTKNCMPRNNSSRLGPGLFINRWFLSLVVALVVLDSGAQAYRYYKRMGNRFRPVIMRPMPVGRFGFVRAENPNADGAMDAKSGEESSEPAPLPPQPAPQAPAMDDMPMHEMHAPQMREMIHDSPHPVEIDMGPGMQARVMGFEGELDEGNFGRAAGEDEEENEGEEGGQFRHFKHKHKKHKYVIHTHHHYHHKKGGHEGYGHHGYGHGKHGGYGHHGGHGGGHGYGHDDGGEGDDYEPTYGHHGRYRRSSMSESSPADELAPDTPQALDRTALPTHSSPDHPIPLAAGPTTMVDPGAPGTVYRQSVSRRQLVRSKNERLAKIGRDRAQRANRLRSMAKRMIEGLEGGRTGQTTGEGVSVATGEGSVPQRWLHKRRTKSEWRRRDANAGRRRRPMPMEKVIERRTPEDVPFEVPTTVITPAVPAVETETEEKEMEKEKKEDVECDDQICSNFYVDERKITTTSTTPREPEYRLEDEFEPKLAPFGNEIDQAVNEEASLATFIARPREEPKSHRNSLWRGLSKRLSAFRERQADRGARRKSINPPEQQSTTTVDPVVDDDEYDSNEIVEYYQQQDVGRVLYRMANGRLLEEPQRLHLRRSAEGDEEGDPNSLRSRRLNRLSNRLNRRRKPAKSNAASDPQPAEGTIDKSRTPMINIGTFRLTDPKYEGAASAPAPAAATGLENIGAARSASGYVSADMDNYIMQKVREYCSTSCAAGKSHPPPVIIMPSAVAPASASNNEPIVGSSKQLIVQPPSTYEAATVAPATARTSAPNTPACPTKIVKCIPKAMAGSGKRSRKTDSSGKSSSSNNPADEKESNPLVSLARGSMTPFRLRHYRFNPFRRFFGPFSRL; this is translated from the exons ATGCGTATGACTAAGAATTGCATGCCCAGAAACAACTCATCACGCCTTGGTCCCGGC TTGTTCATCAACCGCTGGTTTCTGTCACTTGTTGTGGCACTAGTTGTGCTAGATAGCGGAGCACAAGCTTACCGTTACTACAAACGAATGGGCAATCGGTTTCGGCCAGTAATAATGAGACCGATGCCGGTAGGCCGATTTGGATTTGTGCGAGCAGAAAACCCCAACGCTGACGGGGCGATGGACGCAAAGTCGGGTGAAGAAAGTTCCGAACCTGCCCCACTACCACCACAACCAGCACCACAAGCACCTGCTATGGATGACATGCCAATGCACGAAATGCACGCACCACAGATGCGTGAAATGATCCACGATAGTCCACATCCGGTCGAGATCGATATGGGTCCGGGTATGCAGGCACGCGTCATGGGCTTTGAGGGGGAGCTGGACGAAGGCAACTTTGGCCGAGCGGCAGGAGAGGATGAAGAGGAAAATGAAGGAGAGGAAGGTGGCCAGTTCCGACACTTTAAGCATAAGCACAAGAAGCATAAGTATGTGATCCACACGCATCACCATTACCATCACAAGAAGGGCGGACACGAAGGATACGGCCATCATGGATACGGTCATGGGAAACATGGCGGATACGGTCATCACGGTGGTCATGGTGGTGGACACGGGTATGGGCACGATGACGGGGGCGAAGGCGATGATTATGAGCCCACGTACGGGCACCACGGTCGTTATCGGCGATCGTCGATGAGTGAATCGTCCCCAGCGGACGAACTGGCCCCGGATACTCCCCAG GCTTTAGATCGTACTGCGCTCCCGACACATTCATCCCCGGACCATCCCATCCCGCTAGCGGCTGGCCCCACGACGATGGTAGATCCTGGAGCACCCGGAACCGTGTACCGACAATCCGTAAGCCGGCGACAGTTAGTGCGAAGCAAGAACGAGCGACTGGCAAAGATTGGGCGTGATCGAGCACAGCGAGCAAACAG GTTACGATCGATGGCAAAGCGTATGATTGAAGGGCTGGAGGGTGGGCGTACGGGTCAGACGACGGGAGAGGGCGTGAGTGTGGCAACGGGTGAAGGATCCGTACCGCAGCGTTGGCTTCATAAGCGGCGGACGAAATCGGAATGGCGTCGGAGGGATGCGAATGCCGGTCGGCGTCGTAGACCGATGCCGATGGAAAAAGTGATCGAGAGAAGAACACCGGAGGATGTACCTTTCGAGGTTCCGACTACTGTGATCACTCCGGCAGTGCCAGCAGTAGAGACGGAAACGGAAgagaaggaaatggaaaaggagaaaaaggagGATGTGGAATGTGACGATCAGATCTGCTCGAATTTCTACGTGGATGAACGCAAAATCACTACTACTTCCACAACTCCTCGCGAACCAGAGTATCGACTGGAGGATGAATTTGAGCCAAAGCTAGCCCCGTTTGGTAATGAAATCGACCAGGCAGTAAATGAAGAAGCTTCACTGGCCACTTTTATTGCCAGACCACGCGAAGAACCAAAAAGCCACAGGAACTCCCTCTGGAGAGGTCTCTCGAAGCGACTTAGTGCGTTCCGTGAGAGACAGGCTGATAGGGGCGCACGTAGAAAAAGCATTAACCCACCGGAACAGCAAAGTACAACGACTGTTGACCCGGTAGTGGATGACGATGAGTACGATTCGAACGAAATAGTTGAGTACTACCAGCAGCAGGATGTGGGCCGGGTCCTGTACCGGATGGCTAATGGACGACTTCTCGAGGAACCACAGCGGCTTCATCTGCGCCGCAGCGCCGAAGGTGATGAAGAAGGTGACCCTAACTCGCTACGCAGTCGACGCCTCAACCGACTGTCCAATCGCTTGAATCGAAGACGTAAGCCTGCCAAGAGTAATGCAGCCTCAGATCCTCAGCCCGCGGAAGGTACCATCGACAAATCGAGAACTCCCATGATCAATATCGGAACGTTCCGTTTGACGGATCCAAAGTACGAAGGTGCTGCTTCCGCTCCTGCGCCAGCTGCTGCCACAGGGTTGGAAAATATTGGAGCTGCCCGTTCCGCGAGTGGTTACGTTTCAGCGGACATGGACAACTACATCATGCAGAAGGTGCGTGAGTACTGTAGCACGTCCTGTGCGGCGGGGAAATCTCATCCGCCTCCGGTTATCATTATGCCTTCGGCCGTTGCACCGGCATCGGCCTCCAATAACGAACCGATCGTCGGCAGTAGCAAACAGCTGATCGTGCAACCACCGTCTACGTATGAAGCAGCCACGGTTGCACCGGCCACCGCCCGTACGTCTGCCCCGAACACGCCTGCCTGCCCCACCAAGATCGTTAAATGCATCCCGAAAGCGATGGCCGGCAGTGGTAAGCGATCCCGCAAAACTGACTCATCCGGAAAGTCATCGTCATCAAACAATCCAGCGGATGAGAAAGAATCCAACCCGCTAGTATCGCTGGCAAGAGGAAGTATGACACCGTTTCGCC TGCGTCACTATCGTTTCAATCCGTTTAGACGATTTTTTGGACCGTTCTCTAGGCTGTAG
- the LOC126565682 gene encoding uncharacterized protein LOC126565682: protein MFASSWSNYRAPKQLKALLRLLAIVVSLAAPGKVFWTEATVSCNAIARWPALDYKSDRAFYPLMVSFSRYPFHDVYEANPGVLPSNKHSTVAASVGPAAAGRPGLPKARKNFFPPGVEQNHRNWRHQSHARMPTKNVCQGLIYLPQQLQASGRRMLPLKMRKLLKYCGFI from the coding sequence ATGTTCGCGTCCAGCTGGTCTAATTATCGCGCGCCAAAACAGTTGAAAGCATTGTTGCGATTACTAGCGATCGTGGTGAGTTTGGCAGCTCCTGGGAAAGTGTTTTGGACAGAAGCCACTGTATCCTGTAACGCCATTGCACGGTGGCCTGCGCTTGACTACAAATCGGACCGTGCGTTCTACCCATTGATGGTGTCCTTTTCGCGCTATCCATTCCACGACGTGTACGAGGCCAATCCGGGGGTCCTGCCATCGAACAAACATTCCACAGTAGCTGCTTCCGTTGGgccggctgctgctggtcgtcCAGGACTGCCGAAGGCAAGGAAGAATTTCTTCCCACCGGGCGTAGAGCAGAACCATCGGAACTGGAGACATCAAAGCCATGCGCGAATGCCTACAAAGAACGTTTGTCAGGGATTGATCTATCTGCCGCAGCAGCTGCAGGCTTCCGGTCGGAGGATGTTACCGCTTAAGATGCGCAAACTGTTGAAGTACTGTGGGTTTATTTAG
- the LOC126558180 gene encoding uncharacterized protein LOC126558180, with translation MELHFMLSRLIVFGCFVHLSTSIPFSFPDGSRSASSSSTSSAQRRQEAFEGRSIRGNDGSSSKNQFPDIYSRYQVHENDPDPPGVRPTAGPFLDRPGSITPPPPRYTTRSDRPNAAYNRLPPTKNDEPIQAEPAIDYDDGEDVGEEEEQPDKPVPGPVSAPIYKPPAGSYGGGGGSNTVNNLFYDFNDKFGGLAGGLTSLFGENRHKFKLKRRKPGQPCIPYSLFHKLKYGRDLQGNPVDPKTLLPHLNLVLADVNYYAPNNNYGGGGSSGVDYQSDTGTGGAVFNNHFYDAVGGYPCQGISFGGGGFPHKPFKPHRPHGGPLGFFGQGGLFDWVSSADQVQGDEGVGGTEGTSGNRPTVVFNLNDAIDTVATNWKPGEGFQMMMGVIANFITQVAGTAAAPVADVATDVRKINREFFSLFG, from the exons ATGGAACTTCATTTCATG TTATCCAGACTGATTGTGTTCGGTTGCTTCGTGCATCTCTCTACCTCCAtaccattttcctttcccgaCGGCAGTAGAAGTGCTTCCTCTTCCAGCACATCCAGCGCACAACGACGCCAGGAAGCGTTCGAAGGGCGAAGCATTCGTGGAAATGATGGATCGTCTAGCAAAAACCAATTCCCCGACATATACAGCCGTTATCAGGTGCACGAAAATGATCCCGATCCACCTGGTGTAAGACCGACGGCAGGTCCGTTTCTCGATCGCCCAGGATCGATtacaccacctccaccacgcTACACAACGCGATCGGATCGTCCCAATGCGGCCTACAATCGTTTGCCACCGACGAAAAATGACGAACCGATCCAGGCTGAGCCGGCCATCGATTATGACGATGGAGAGGATGTCGGGGAGGAAGAGGAGCAACCCGATAAACCGGTGCCCGGTCCGGTGTCAGCACCGATATACAAACCTCCCGCCGGAAGTTACGGTGGAGGAGGTGGTTCCAACACGGTGAACAATCTGTTTTATGACTTTAACGACAAATTTGGAGGATTGGCCGGTGGACTAACGTCGTTGTTTGGGGAAAACAGACACAAGTTCAAGTTGAAACGACGAAAACCGGGTCAGCCCTGCATTCCTTACAGTTTGTTCCACAAGCTCAAGTACGGTCGTGATCTGCAGGGTAATCCAGTCGATCCAAAAACTCTGCTGCCGCATCTGAACCTTGTCTTGGCGGATGTAAACTACTACGCGCCAAACAATAActatggtggtggtggtagtagtggtgtTGACTATCAGTCCGACACCGGCACTGGTGGAGCTGTGTTTAACAACCACTTCTATGACGCCGTTGGTGGATATCCTTGCCAGGGTATAtcgttcggtggtggtggcttcCCACACAAACCATTCAAACCGCACCGACCACACGGTGGACCGCTTGGATTTTTCGGACAGGGTGGTCTGTTCGATTGGGTATCGTCAGCGGACCAGGTACAGGGTGATGAAGGTGTTGGAGGAACGGAAGGTACCAGTGGCAATCGTCCGACCGTAGTGTTCAATCTGAACGATGCAATCGATACTGTG GCTACCAACTGGAAACCGGGCGAAGGTTTCCAAATGATGATGGGAGTCATAGCGAACTTTATAACACAGGTCGCAGGAACGGCGGCAGCACCGGTAGCGGACGTTGCGACCGATGTACGAAAAATTAATCGCGAATTCTTTAGTTTGTTTGGTTGA